The Candidatus Binatia bacterium DNA window TCCACGAAGCGCCTTATCCAGCACCTCCTTCACCGCCGCCTTGTAATCATCGGTGATGAAGTCGTTCACCAAATTGCGCCCAAGCACTTCAGCCTTGTCAAAACCAGTGATCCGCGCCGCGGTTTGGTTCCATTCGTTGACCCGCCCCTCCGCATCGATTCCGATGATCGGAGCATTCGCGGTGTCAATCAACCGGGTCAGGTCATCGGCCGTGCGCTCCTGCTCTGCCCGGGCTCGCGCCAATTCCGTGATATCCTTCGCCGTTAGGTAAATGCGCTTACTTTCCGGATCCGCCGTTGCCGCCCACTGGATCCAAGAAAACTTCCCGGGCTCGCGAACGATCCGGTTCCGGAAGTCCGCAACCTTCTCTCTACTCCCTATCTCGGCGAAGAACTCGGCCGTCGGGGCTCGGTCGTCGGGGTGTACCAGATCCAAGAATCGAGTTCCCACAAGAGCCTCATCATCGCGCCCCAGCGACCGACTCCATGAAGAGTTGATCTGCCGTATGTGACCCGCGGCATCGACAACGCAAAGTAAGGGCTCCGTCGACGCGTCAGGACTGGAAAGTCCAACCTCAAGCGCTTCCCTCTCCGATTGACCAATCGAACCAGTCGAAGAGCCGTTTGTTGCAGCGTCACTTAGCTTCGACAAGGCGAAGTACCTCCTCGGCCAGGGTAAGCGGGTCGAAGGGCTTACCGATGACGCCAACGGCGCCAAGCTCCATGAGCTCCGCGATCTCGGCGGCCTGGATCC harbors:
- a CDS encoding PAS domain S-box protein; protein product: MSKLSDAATNGSSTGSIGQSEREALEVGLSSPDASTEPLLCVVDAAGHIRQINSSWSRSLGRDDEALVGTRFLDLVHPDDRAPTAEFFAEIGSREKVADFRNRIVREPGKFSWIQWAATADPESKRIYLTAKDITELARARAEQERTADDLTRLIDTANAPIIGIDAEGRVNEWNQTAARITGFDKAEVLGRNLVNDFITDDYKAAVKEVLDKALRG